In one Plasmodium falciparum 3D7 genome assembly, chromosome: 14 genomic region, the following are encoded:
- a CDS encoding autophagy-related protein 12, putative — protein MTENYIQYIPVFEKKPDMREILINRRNQKIKIVFKCISGTTILKKNKVLINGNETFSSLLIFLKRIFNKNDNIYLYINNNIKPNLDDYIYDLYDLYQISGSLNISYSFTPAY, from the exons atgaCAGAGAATTATATACAGTATATACCagtatttgaaaaaaaaccTGATATGCGtgaaattttaattaatcgACGAAACCAAAAGa tTAAAATTGTTTTTAAATGCATAAGTGGTACGacaatattgaaaaaaaataaagtgcTCATTAATGGAAATGAAACTTTTTCTTCCTTATTAATATTCCTCAAAAGAATATTCaacaaaaatgataatata tatttatatatcaacaataatataaaaccGAACCTTGACGATTATATTTATGACCTATACGAT TTGTATCAAATATCAGGGagtttaaatatatcttatagTTTTACGCCAGCATATTAA